A window of the Sphingomonas piscis genome harbors these coding sequences:
- a CDS encoding inorganic diphosphatase: protein MIPLEQLPHELDRASSTCQAIVEAPAGSRVKVYYDPESHRFRIGKFLPMGMVFPFDFAFIPSTLGGDGDPVDLLILPEAPLPVGCIVKVRILGVMESVQQKVGKKAKRNDRIIARLTESKLFSQVDHIDQLGRTFVDEVTVFFQTYKRMRGQSYEVLSVGGPERAAELIEEAEQAHLAQLGAA from the coding sequence ATGATTCCTCTAGAACAATTGCCGCACGAACTCGACCGCGCGTCCTCCACTTGCCAGGCGATCGTCGAGGCACCCGCGGGATCGCGCGTGAAGGTCTATTACGACCCCGAAAGCCATCGCTTCCGGATCGGCAAGTTCCTGCCGATGGGCATGGTGTTCCCGTTCGATTTCGCCTTTATCCCCTCCACGCTGGGTGGCGACGGGGATCCGGTTGACCTTCTGATCCTGCCCGAAGCCCCGCTACCGGTGGGCTGCATCGTCAAGGTCCGCATTCTCGGCGTGATGGAATCGGTGCAGCAGAAGGTTGGCAAGAAGGCCAAGCGCAATGATCGGATCATTGCCCGGCTGACGGAGAGCAAATTGTTCAGCCAGGTCGATCACATCGACCAGCTCGGGCGGACCTTCGTCGATGAAGTCACCGTTTTCTTCCAGACCTACAAACGGATGCGCGGTCAGAGCTATGAGGTGCTGAGTGTCGGTGGGCCGGAGCGCGCCGCGGAGCTGATCGAAGAAGCCGAGCAAGCGCATCTGGCGCAGCTTGGCGCGGCATGA
- a CDS encoding RNA degradosome polyphosphate kinase produces the protein MDEGTEPSVGPSSIERRFFNREMSWLAFNRRVLEEACNPRHPLLERLRFLSISANNLDEFFMVRVAGLKAHQSLKVEDVSIDGLTPSQQLAAIIAEADSLVKSQHEVWAVLRSELAEAGMTVLAGEEPLDDEADAWLDKHFREQIFPILTPQAIDPAHPFPFIPNKGASLIFELKRGRTSVRELIMTPSSVPRFIRIPGKNARYIALEDLIRRKTAYLFPRYQVVRGGGFRLIRDSDIEIEEEAEDLALYLGKAIKRRRRGRVVRLELEPGMPDSLVSAVQEGLDATGGAIISETRGLLGMTDLSQLVEEDRPELKFTPFTPRFPERVREHGGDCFAAIKEKDFLVHHPYESFEVVVEFIEQAAADPDVVAIKQTLYRAGKQSAIIRALIDAAEAGKSVTAVVELKARFDEEQNLVWANALERAGVQVVYGFIEWKTHAKVSMVVRREEKGFRTYCHFGTGNYHPVTAKVYTDLSYFTADAKIGRDAVKLFNYITGYLEPKTLNHLVMSPQQMRGEIIRLIDVEIANAKAGKPSGIWAKFNSLVDPTIIEKLYEASAAGVKIDLVVRGICCLRPGVPGMSDNIYVKSIVGRFLEHGRLWCFGNGEELPGPNAKVYISSADWMPRNFDRRIEYMLPIQNPTVHAQLLEQVMVANLIDNEQSWRLNPDGSYTRIAAAEGHAFNLHQYFMSNPSLSGRGQALKKGRRVPKLRFQRGR, from the coding sequence ATGGACGAAGGTACGGAGCCTTCGGTCGGTCCATCATCGATCGAGAGGCGCTTCTTCAATCGGGAAATGAGCTGGCTCGCCTTCAACCGGCGCGTCCTCGAAGAAGCCTGCAACCCACGCCACCCGTTGCTGGAGCGGCTTCGTTTCCTGTCCATTTCCGCGAACAATCTGGACGAATTCTTCATGGTCCGTGTCGCCGGCCTGAAGGCGCATCAGTCGCTCAAGGTCGAGGACGTCTCCATCGATGGTCTGACACCCTCGCAGCAGCTCGCCGCCATCATCGCCGAAGCCGACAGTCTGGTGAAAAGCCAGCATGAGGTCTGGGCGGTCCTCCGCTCCGAACTGGCCGAGGCGGGAATGACCGTCCTTGCCGGCGAGGAGCCGCTCGACGATGAAGCGGACGCCTGGCTCGACAAGCATTTCCGCGAGCAGATCTTCCCCATCCTGACTCCACAGGCGATCGATCCGGCGCACCCCTTCCCGTTCATCCCGAACAAGGGTGCGTCTCTGATCTTTGAGCTGAAGCGCGGCCGCACCTCGGTGCGCGAGCTGATCATGACGCCTTCCAGCGTTCCGCGCTTCATCCGCATTCCGGGAAAGAACGCCCGCTACATCGCGCTGGAGGACCTGATCCGCCGCAAAACAGCCTACCTCTTCCCCCGCTACCAGGTGGTGCGCGGCGGCGGCTTCCGCCTCATCCGCGACAGCGACATCGAGATAGAGGAGGAGGCGGAAGACCTCGCGCTTTACCTCGGCAAGGCGATCAAGCGGCGGCGCCGGGGCCGTGTCGTCCGGCTGGAGCTTGAGCCCGGCATGCCGGACAGCCTGGTCTCCGCGGTCCAGGAAGGGTTGGACGCCACCGGCGGCGCGATCATTTCAGAAACTCGTGGCTTGCTCGGCATGACCGACCTCTCGCAGCTGGTCGAGGAAGACCGGCCCGAACTCAAGTTCACGCCGTTCACACCGCGCTTCCCCGAGCGGGTCCGCGAACATGGCGGTGACTGCTTCGCGGCGATCAAGGAAAAGGACTTCCTCGTTCACCACCCGTACGAAAGCTTTGAGGTGGTGGTGGAATTCATCGAGCAGGCCGCCGCCGACCCGGATGTTGTCGCCATCAAGCAGACGCTTTACCGCGCGGGCAAGCAGTCGGCGATCATCCGCGCCCTCATCGACGCTGCCGAGGCTGGCAAGTCCGTCACCGCCGTCGTCGAATTGAAGGCGCGCTTCGACGAAGAACAGAATCTGGTTTGGGCCAATGCGCTCGAACGCGCTGGCGTCCAGGTCGTCTACGGCTTCATTGAATGGAAAACCCACGCGAAAGTGTCGATGGTCGTCCGGCGCGAGGAGAAGGGCTTTCGTACCTACTGCCACTTCGGCACCGGCAATTACCATCCGGTCACCGCCAAGGTGTACACCGACCTCAGCTACTTCACCGCCGATGCGAAGATCGGCCGGGATGCGGTGAAGCTGTTCAACTACATCACCGGCTATCTGGAGCCCAAGACGCTCAACCACCTTGTCATGTCGCCGCAGCAGATGCGGGGCGAGATCATCCGCCTGATCGACGTCGAGATCGCCAATGCCAAGGCCGGCAAGCCGTCGGGCATCTGGGCCAAGTTCAACTCGCTTGTCGACCCCACCATCATCGAGAAATTGTACGAGGCAAGCGCGGCGGGCGTGAAAATCGATCTCGTCGTTCGCGGCATCTGCTGCCTTCGCCCCGGCGTTCCCGGGATGAGCGACAATATCTACGTCAAGTCGATCGTCGGCCGCTTCCTGGAGCATGGCCGGCTGTGGTGCTTCGGGAATGGCGAGGAACTGCCCGGCCCGAATGCCAAGGTCTACATCAGTTCCGCCGATTGGATGCCGCGCAACTTCGATCGGCGCATCGAATATATGCTGCCGATCCAGAACCCGACTGTCCATGCCCAGCTATTGGAGCAGGTCATGGTGGCCAACCTCATCGATAATGAGCAGAGCTGGCGCCTGAACCCGGACGGGTCCTACACCCGCATCGCGGCGGCGGAAGGACACGCCTTCAACCTGCACCAATATTTCATGTCCAACCCATCGCTGTCAGGCCGCGGCCAGGCGCTGAAGAAGGGCCGCCGGGTGCCCAAGCTGCGGTTCCAGCGTGGCCGCTAA
- a CDS encoding iron-containing redox enzyme family protein, producing the protein MATLFKWEARPASIDLFGEEIQRRLAHWNRDRLAPRFPDEDWSDRLHTDTEMLELQAAFLERLRAKVRSAAAAAPTDADGFVAWFEGLKANGPGQFDPLFDWLADSASMEEMRWYLEQEAAGEAGFDDLTALTQIKLPERVKLELARNYWDEMGRGNPKGMHGPMLERLVTALELQPSIETTCAESLALANAMTAMASRRDYAWHAVGALGVIELTAPDRSAAVATGLKRLGISPKTRLYFDLHATLDVKHSEEWNKEAIGPAVAEDPRRAHAIAEGALMRLTCGARCFERYRATLWQR; encoded by the coding sequence ATGGCAACATTGTTCAAATGGGAGGCCCGACCGGCCTCCATCGATCTCTTCGGAGAGGAGATTCAGCGCCGTCTAGCGCACTGGAACCGCGACCGGCTGGCCCCTCGCTTCCCGGACGAAGACTGGAGCGACCGGCTCCATACCGATACCGAGATGCTGGAGCTTCAGGCGGCTTTTCTCGAACGTCTACGCGCGAAGGTGCGCTCCGCCGCGGCGGCGGCACCAACCGACGCGGATGGCTTTGTCGCCTGGTTCGAAGGGCTGAAGGCAAATGGCCCCGGTCAATTCGACCCATTATTCGACTGGCTCGCGGACAGCGCCAGCATGGAAGAGATGCGCTGGTACCTGGAGCAGGAGGCAGCGGGAGAGGCCGGTTTCGACGACCTGACCGCGCTGACCCAGATCAAGCTACCTGAGCGTGTGAAGCTGGAGCTTGCCCGCAACTATTGGGACGAAATGGGCCGCGGCAATCCCAAGGGGATGCATGGCCCGATGCTCGAGCGGCTAGTCACGGCCTTGGAACTTCAGCCGTCGATCGAGACCACCTGTGCGGAAAGCCTTGCGCTCGCCAATGCAATGACCGCGATGGCATCGCGCCGTGACTATGCGTGGCACGCCGTCGGCGCGCTTGGCGTCATCGAACTGACCGCACCGGACCGCTCGGCAGCCGTCGCGACTGGCCTGAAGCGCCTGGGCATCTCGCCCAAGACCCGCCTCTATTTCGATCTTCACGCCACATTGGACGTCAAGCATAGCGAGGAGTGGAACAAGGAGGCGATCGGGCCCGCCGTTGCCGAAGATCCGCGCCGTGCCCATGCCATTGCGGAAGGCGCACTAATGCGGCTGACGTGCGGCGCCCGCTGCTTCGAACGCTATCGCGCGACGCTCTGGCAGCGCTGA
- a CDS encoding energy transducer TonB — translation MASYRGTANGQDKAKAAAAVLLVHAGLAALILTGLNPQVVHRTISALKTFDVRPDVPPPPPPPPPQPARSSPAKEAEGIAGKKAEPSPIVLPEQRVPLPVKPPLQAASVAGSGSASNAGAAAVGEGPGAGNNGSGRGGGGIGGRGPDYSKFTPVQRISRIPNREYRRLVAASGRDFGTVGLTLKVNTDGNPSNCRIVRTSGDRSVDALMCQLALSYIRFRPARDDRGRPVAQDYTWFPDWSPY, via the coding sequence ATGGCCAGCTACCGCGGCACGGCAAACGGGCAGGACAAGGCCAAGGCGGCCGCCGCGGTCCTGCTTGTCCATGCCGGGCTTGCTGCGCTTATCCTGACCGGCCTCAACCCGCAGGTCGTGCACCGTACCATCAGTGCACTGAAGACATTCGATGTCCGCCCCGACGTACCGCCGCCTCCGCCGCCACCGCCGCCGCAACCGGCGCGATCTTCCCCGGCGAAGGAGGCTGAAGGAATTGCAGGCAAGAAGGCAGAGCCGTCGCCGATCGTTCTCCCCGAACAGCGCGTTCCGCTGCCAGTGAAGCCGCCATTGCAAGCCGCCTCTGTCGCCGGCAGCGGAAGTGCCTCCAATGCCGGTGCTGCTGCAGTTGGCGAAGGCCCGGGCGCGGGAAATAACGGTTCGGGCCGCGGTGGCGGCGGCATCGGCGGCCGCGGTCCGGACTATTCGAAGTTCACGCCGGTGCAGCGTATCTCACGCATTCCCAACCGAGAATATCGCCGGCTGGTCGCGGCAAGCGGCCGGGACTTCGGCACCGTCGGGCTCACGCTCAAGGTCAACACGGACGGCAACCCGTCAAACTGCCGGATCGTCCGCACCAGCGGCGATCGCAGCGTCGATGCGCTGATGTGCCAGCTTGCGCTCAGCTATATCCGCTTCCGGCCCGCACGCGACGACCGTGGCCGTCCGGTGGCGCAGGATTATACCTGGTTTCCCGACTGGTCGCCCTATTAA
- a CDS encoding L,D-transpeptidase family protein → MRTGGKSLPVRIFYRPGSVIFSMGLALAGPMALMPVPAAAQAAQLKPNDQSLGDFYRARGGAPLWLARQSGSAAQLLLQRLDSAHVDGLDPRKYHAPELDRALQAAWGGKPKAVDRADRMLSQAFADYVNDLRRVPNSETYFVDRELAPHPRNARVWLDQAAAAPSLEKFITDMGWMNPLYAQLRQALADRSYGDDHQRRLLWLNLQRARTLPGGQGRYIVVNAAAQRLYAYENGRVADSMNVVVGKPIYPTPMMAALIRFANLNPYWYVPPDLAAERIAPNVVKMGLGYLKSRGYEVVSDFSDNPQILDPATVDWKAVADHKAEVWVRQLPGPHNSMGRMKFMFPNREGVYLHDTPEKELLSEASRLFSGGCVRLEDASRLGEWLFGRHLEWQGAGTEERVDLDRPVPVYITYLTAVPDNGTVAFYDDIYKRDAARLAGEPVGAGSAAAAP, encoded by the coding sequence GTGCGCACCGGCGGCAAATCGCTGCCGGTGCGCATTTTTTACCGTCCTGGCAGCGTCATCTTCTCAATGGGCCTGGCACTTGCCGGGCCGATGGCGCTTATGCCGGTGCCGGCGGCTGCGCAGGCGGCGCAGCTTAAACCCAACGATCAAAGTCTGGGCGACTTCTACCGCGCGCGTGGCGGTGCGCCGCTATGGCTTGCCCGCCAATCGGGCAGCGCCGCACAATTGCTGCTTCAGCGGCTCGACAGCGCCCATGTCGACGGCCTCGACCCCCGGAAATATCACGCGCCCGAGCTCGACCGTGCACTGCAGGCGGCTTGGGGCGGTAAGCCCAAGGCGGTGGACCGCGCTGACCGCATGCTCTCGCAGGCTTTCGCGGACTATGTGAACGACCTCCGGCGCGTTCCCAATTCCGAGACCTATTTCGTCGATCGTGAGCTGGCGCCGCACCCGCGGAACGCCCGTGTGTGGCTCGACCAGGCGGCCGCGGCGCCGTCGCTTGAGAAGTTCATCACCGACATGGGCTGGATGAACCCTTTGTATGCGCAGCTTCGCCAGGCGCTGGCCGACCGCAGCTACGGCGACGACCACCAGCGGCGGCTGCTTTGGCTGAATCTGCAGCGGGCGCGGACGCTGCCTGGCGGTCAGGGGCGCTACATCGTGGTCAACGCCGCCGCCCAGCGACTCTACGCTTATGAGAATGGCCGGGTGGCGGACAGCATGAACGTCGTAGTCGGCAAGCCCATCTACCCGACGCCCATGATGGCGGCGCTGATCCGCTTCGCCAACCTCAACCCCTATTGGTACGTGCCGCCGGATCTGGCGGCGGAGCGCATCGCGCCGAACGTCGTGAAGATGGGGCTCGGCTACCTCAAGAGTCGCGGTTACGAGGTGGTCAGCGACTTCAGCGACAACCCGCAAATTCTGGATCCCGCAACCGTCGATTGGAAGGCGGTGGCGGATCACAAAGCCGAAGTGTGGGTGCGGCAGCTGCCCGGACCGCACAACAGCATGGGACGGATGAAGTTCATGTTTCCCAATCGGGAAGGCGTGTACCTTCACGACACCCCGGAAAAGGAGCTGCTTAGCGAGGCATCGCGGCTGTTCAGCGGCGGCTGCGTCCGGCTGGAGGATGCGAGCCGGCTTGGCGAGTGGCTGTTCGGCCGCCACCTTGAATGGCAGGGCGCGGGGACCGAGGAGCGCGTCGATCTGGATCGCCCGGTGCCCGTCTACATCACCTATCTGACGGCCGTGCCCGACAATGGCACGGTCGCCTTTTACGACGACATCTACAAACGAGACGCAGCGCGGCTGGCAGGCGAACCGGTTGGCGCCGGAAGCGCGGCCGCAGCACCTTAA
- a CDS encoding YMGG-like glycine zipper-containing protein: protein MMRKSIIAVTLASSLSLAACTSTAQNGDIAQGAAGGAALGAAAGAVIPGVSVIEGAAVGAGIGGLAGAVWSDNNNDGYVDGYNYNGQYYAGQPQGYDPTLRRVTTGALGGAALGAAAGAVIGGINPLEGAVIGAAIGGLAGAVWADNDRDGRVDGYYQNGTYYSGAPATTTTTPTYSTPARSGERG from the coding sequence ATGATGCGGAAATCCATTATCGCGGTGACGCTTGCAAGCTCGCTGTCGCTCGCCGCTTGCACGAGCACGGCGCAGAACGGCGACATCGCCCAGGGAGCGGCCGGTGGCGCCGCGCTGGGCGCTGCTGCCGGCGCAGTCATTCCGGGCGTGAGCGTGATCGAAGGTGCGGCGGTTGGCGCCGGCATCGGCGGTCTCGCCGGTGCTGTCTGGTCGGACAACAACAACGACGGCTATGTCGACGGCTACAACTACAACGGCCAGTATTACGCCGGTCAGCCGCAGGGTTATGATCCCACTCTTCGCCGCGTCACCACCGGTGCGCTCGGCGGCGCGGCGCTCGGCGCTGCTGCCGGTGCAGTCATCGGCGGCATCAACCCGCTCGAGGGCGCGGTGATCGGTGCAGCCATCGGCGGTCTCGCCGGCGCTGTCTGGGCCGACAACGACCGCGACGGCCGCGTCGATGGTTACTACCAGAACGGCACCTATTACTCGGGTGCTCCGGCCACGACCACGACCACGCCGACTTACTCGACGCCGGCGCGTTCGGGCGAGCGCGGCTAA
- the arsC gene encoding arsenate reductase (glutaredoxin) (This arsenate reductase requires both glutathione and glutaredoxin to convert arsenate to arsenite, after which the efflux transporter formed by ArsA and ArsB can extrude the arsenite from the cell, providing resistance.) — protein sequence MNVTIYHNPACGTSRKTLAILQEADANITVIEYLKNPPSREELQRIYIRGGMTPRQGLRAKEPLAEELGLTQPVASDDAILDAMVRHPILINRPLVETDKGVRLCRPQELVRELL from the coding sequence GTGAACGTAACGATCTACCACAATCCCGCGTGCGGCACCTCGCGCAAGACACTCGCGATCCTGCAAGAAGCCGACGCCAACATCACGGTCATCGAATACCTGAAGAATCCGCCAAGTCGGGAGGAGTTGCAGAGGATCTATATTCGTGGCGGCATGACGCCACGGCAAGGTCTTCGCGCCAAGGAGCCGCTGGCGGAGGAGCTTGGCCTCACCCAACCCGTAGCGTCCGACGACGCAATCCTGGATGCGATGGTTCGCCATCCCATCCTCATCAACCGGCCGCTGGTCGAAACCGACAAGGGCGTTCGCCTGTGCCGGCCTCAGGAATTGGTGCGGGAGCTTCTCTGA
- the aat gene encoding leucyl/phenylalanyl-tRNA--protein transferase, which yields MSRLDARLLLRGYAAGIFPMADSRDADDLFWVEPRVRAILPLDRFHLSRSLRRTVVAGRFSVTRDRDFGAVIAACAEREETWINAEIERAMLDLHLRGHAHSVEVWLGDALAGGLYGVKLGRAFFGESMFSRATDASKVALAWLVARLRAGRFTLLDCQFMTDHLASLGAVEVPRDAYLQLLNSAVSGAAGGGEEFPRPDFLALDSLVDADASGTATPAGKLIAQLLTQTS from the coding sequence ATGAGCCGGCTGGACGCCCGGCTGCTGCTTCGCGGCTATGCGGCGGGCATTTTCCCGATGGCCGACAGCCGCGATGCCGACGACCTGTTCTGGGTCGAGCCGCGGGTCCGCGCCATTCTTCCGCTCGACAGGTTCCACCTGTCGCGGTCGCTTCGCCGAACGGTCGTTGCCGGCCGCTTCAGCGTTACCCGCGACCGTGATTTCGGCGCCGTGATCGCGGCCTGCGCCGAGCGGGAGGAGACGTGGATCAATGCGGAGATCGAACGCGCCATGCTGGACCTCCATCTCCGCGGCCACGCTCACTCGGTGGAAGTTTGGCTGGGCGATGCGCTGGCTGGCGGCCTTTACGGAGTGAAGCTCGGCCGCGCCTTCTTCGGCGAAAGCATGTTCAGCCGGGCCACCGACGCGTCAAAGGTCGCTCTCGCCTGGCTGGTGGCACGTCTTCGCGCGGGCCGCTTCACCCTGCTCGACTGTCAGTTCATGACCGACCATCTCGCCTCGTTGGGCGCCGTTGAGGTGCCCCGCGATGCCTACCTTCAGTTGTTGAATTCGGCCGTGTCCGGCGCTGCTGGTGGAGGCGAGGAGTTCCCGCGTCCCGACTTCCTGGCGCTGGATTCGCTGGTGGATGCCGACGCGTCGGGCACCGCCACACCTGCCGGAAAGCTCATTGCGCAACTCTTGACCCAGACGTCGTAG